In Pseudobacter ginsenosidimutans, the following are encoded in one genomic region:
- a CDS encoding SOS response-associated peptidase yields MCYYNGVKVTRSEFIRLKQLEKAIAKLELLNRPMIIGFDYSQAPVLKRVEGKEDFEITQMEWGFIPPYLRNREAVVNFRNGYKDANGKFHPPITTLNAVGEEMLQPGKMYRDAALNRRCLVLSSGFFEWRHVHPIGKQGKPLKTAVKYPYHIVLPGQEVFFMAGIWQSWTDKDTGETVDSFAIVTTAANKLMQQIHNSKMRMPLILSEDQAWDWLFGDLSEEEIKKIVASPVAAEQMSAYTIAKDFRAMTDPTTPFEYPELTPVEM; encoded by the coding sequence ATGTGCTACTATAATGGAGTGAAGGTTACCAGGTCTGAATTCATCCGGTTGAAACAACTGGAGAAAGCCATTGCCAAACTGGAATTGCTCAACAGGCCCATGATCATCGGATTCGATTATTCGCAGGCGCCGGTATTGAAACGGGTTGAGGGAAAAGAGGATTTTGAGATCACGCAGATGGAATGGGGCTTTATTCCGCCTTATCTGAGGAATCGCGAGGCTGTGGTCAATTTCCGGAATGGTTACAAAGATGCGAATGGGAAATTCCATCCCCCCATCACTACTCTGAATGCGGTGGGAGAGGAAATGCTGCAACCAGGAAAAATGTACAGGGATGCTGCATTGAACCGACGCTGCCTGGTGCTCAGTTCGGGTTTCTTTGAATGGCGACATGTACATCCGATCGGTAAGCAGGGCAAACCACTCAAGACCGCTGTTAAATATCCCTATCATATCGTGCTGCCAGGCCAGGAAGTTTTTTTCATGGCGGGTATCTGGCAAAGCTGGACAGATAAAGACACGGGCGAAACGGTGGACAGTTTCGCCATCGTTACAACCGCTGCCAACAAACTGATGCAACAGATCCATAATTCAAAAATGCGGATGCCGCTGATCCTGTCGGAAGACCAGGCATGGGACTGGCTGTTCGGAGACTTGAGTGAAGAGGAGATCAAAAAAATTGTTGCATCGCCTGTTGCGGCAGAACAGATGTCGGCCTATACCATCGCCAAAGATTTCAGGGCCATGACCGATCCAACTACCCCTTTCGAATATCCCGAATTGACGCCCGTTGAAATGTAG